Proteins encoded together in one Macadamia integrifolia cultivar HAES 741 chromosome 8, SCU_Mint_v3, whole genome shotgun sequence window:
- the LOC122087042 gene encoding FT-interacting protein 7 gives MADNCSRKLIVEVCNARNLMPKDGQGTASAYVIVDFDGQRRRTKTKFRDLNPQWDEKLEFLVNDPESMAAEILELNIYNDKKTVRRSNFLGKVKISGSGFVKLGSETLVYYPLEKRSVFSQIKGEMGLKVYYVDEDVPASDKAAEEKSEAPAAADAAPSAEKEEEKKEEKKDEEKKEEEKPAAATEEKPSEDAKPAETPAAATPPPPPQAVENLPLAQTDNQKQQKEKTLARKRQDSGVNDLDIRPLSKDRSRSSYDLVDRMPFLYVRVLKAKRTDAEAGSSIHAKLVIGTHVIHTKRVTNKDWDQVFAFDKEGLNSAALEVSVWVEKKDAETNTSTDTSLGTVSFDLQEVPNRVPPDSPLAPQWYTLEGPPEDTTGTDIMLAVWIGTQEDEAFQEAWQSDSGGLIPETRAKVYLSPKLWYLRLTVIQTQDLQLASATEPKARGPELYVRAQLGAQLFKTSRSSISSISSSSSANPTWNEDLIFIAAEPFEPFLVITVEDVSSGQSVGHAKVHVPSIDRRTDDQTELRSRWFNLVGDESRPYTGRIHVRVCLEGGYHVLDEAAHVTSDVRAAAKQLSKPPIGLLEVGIRGATNLLPVKTKDGTRGTTDAYVVAKYGPKWFRTRTILDRFNPRWNEQYTWDVYDPCTVLTIGVFDNGRYKHDEAGKHGRDARIGKLRIRLSNLDTNRAYLNSYSLVVLQPGGAKKMGEIELAVRFSCSSWVSLLQAYTSPMLPRMHYVRPLGPGRQDILRHTAMRIVTARLARSEPPMGQEVVQYMLDSDIHVWSMRRSKANWFRVVGCLTRAAALARWLDGIRTWVYPSTTILVHVLLVAIVLCPHLILPTIFMYAFFIVTLRFRSRQRTPSSMDPRLSYVDAVGLDELDEEFDGFPTTRSADQIRTRYERLRALAGRAQSLLGDLAAQGERVDALLNWRDPRATGIFVVFCLFASLVFYMVPFKAFVLVSGFYYLRHPRFRDDMPSVPVNFFRRLPSLSDQIL, from the coding sequence ATGGCAGATAATTGCAGTCGGAAGCTCATCGTTGAAGTCTGCAATGCGAGAAATCTAATGCCCAAGGACGGGCAAGGAACCGCCAGTGCTTATGTGATCGTTGATTTCGATGGCCAGAGGCGACGGACGAAGACGAAGTTCAGAGATCTGAATCCACAGTGGGATGAGAAGCTCGAGTTTCTAGTTAATGATCCGGAGTCCATGGCCGCTGAAATCCTTGAGCTTAACATCTACAACGATAAGAAGACGGTGAGGCGGAGTAATTTCCTCGGTAAAGTCAAGATCTCCGGTAGTGGTTTTGTGAAATTGGGATCTGAAACGTTAGTTTATTACCCTCTGGAGAAAAGGAGCGTCTTTTCGCAGATCAAAGGAGAAATGGGCTTGAAGGTGTATTATGTCGACGAAGATGTTCCAGCTTCCGACAAGGCCGCGGAGGAGAAATCAGAAGCTCCAGCAGCGGCTGATGCGGCACCATCGgcggagaaagaagaggaaaagaaggaagagaagaaagatgaagagaaaaaggaggaggaaaAACCAGCGGCGGCAACAGAAGAAAAACCATCGGAGGATGCAAAACCTGCGGAGACTCCAGCAGCGGCGACGCCTCCGCCTCCGCCTCAGGCTGTGGAAAATCTTCCCCTCGCTCAGACTGATAATCAAAAGCAGCAGAAGGAGAAAACGCTAGCGAGGAAGCGGCAGGATTCCGGCGTAAACGACTTGGATATCCGTCCACTCAGCAAAGATCGCAGCCGTAGCTCCTATGATCTAGTCGATCGAATGCCTTTTCTCTACGTACGCGTACTCAAGGCCAAACGCACAGATGCGGAGGCTGGTTCCTCCATACACGCCAAACTTGTGATCGGGACCCATGTCATCCATACGAAGAGAGTGACTAATAAGGACTGGGATCAAGTCTTCGCTTTCGACAAAGAAGGCCTCAACTCTGCGGCCTTGGAGGTATCAGTCTGGGTAGAGAAGAAAGACGCAGAGACGAATACTTCTACGGATACTTCTCTAGGTACGGTTTCTTTTGATCTACAGGAAGTACCGAACAGAGTACCACCAGACAGTCCTCTCGCTCCACAGTGGTATACTCTCGAAGGTCCGCCGGAAGACACTACCGGAACTGACATAATGTTGGCGGTTTGGATCGGAACTCAGGAGGATGAAGCTTTTCAGGAAGCGTGGCAATCGGATTCCGGTGGGTTGATACCGGAAACCCGAGCCAAGGTGTATCTCTCCCCGAAGCTGTGGTACCTAAGGCTAACGGTCATCCAAACCCAAGATTTGCAGCTAGCTTCGGCTACCGAGCCTAAGGCTCGTGGCCCCGAACTTTACGTGAGGGCTCAGCTCGGCGCCCAACTTTTCAAGACGAGTAGGAGCTCCATTAGCTCCATCAGCTCATCCAGCTCGGCTAACCCAACTTGGAACGAAGATCTTATTTTCATCGCAGCAGAGCCATTTGAGCCGTTTTTGGTGATAACAGTGGAAGATGTATCGAGTGGACAGTCGGTGGGCCATGCCAAGGTACACGTGCCCAGTATCGATCGGCGGACGGATGATCAAACGGAGTTACGTTCTCGATGGTTTAATCTGGTGGGTGATGAGAGTAGACCGTACACCGGGCGCATACACGTTAGAGTCTGTTTAGAAGGTGGTTATCACGTGCTAGACGAAGCCGCGCACGTGACGAGTGATGTCCGAGCCGCAGCCAAACAGCTATCCAAGCCGCCGATCGGTTTACTTGAGGTGGGAATCCGTGGGGCCACCAATTTATTGCCTGTTAAAACGAAGGACGGGACTCGTGGGACCACCGATGCTTATGTGGTTGCCAAGTATGGGCCCAAGTGGTTCCGCACCCGTACGATCCTTGATAGGTTCAATCCACGGTGGAATGAGCAGTACACGTGGGACGTCTACGATCCATGCACCGTTCTCACCATTGGAGTATTCGACAACGGACGGTACAAACATGACGAAGCAGGGAAGCATGGGAGGGATGCTCGTATTGGGAAGCTGCGCATAAGGCTATCTAACCTTGATACCAATCGTGCGTACCTGAATTCATATTCACTAGTGGTTCTACAACCCGGTGGGGCCAAGAAGATGGGAGAGATTGAGCTGGCCGTACGGTTCTCGTGTTCATCATGGGTGAGCCTCCTTCAGGCATACACTAGTCCGATGCTCCCGCGGATGCATTACGTAAGGCCTCTGGGTCCCGGCCGACAAGACATCTTACGGCACACAGCGATGAGGATAGTGACGGCACGTCTCGCACGGTCTGAACCGCCCATGGGTCAAGAAGTGGTCCAGTACATGTTAGACTCGGATATCCATGTGTGGAGTATGAGGCGGAGTAAGGCCAATTGGTTCCGGGTCGTGGGATGCCTGACCCGAGCCGCAGCCCTAGCGCGATGGTTGGATGGGATCAGGACTTGGGTGTACCCATCGACGACCATACTAGTCCACGTATTACTCGTGGCAATCGTGTTATGCCCTCACCTTATACTTCCTACCATATTCATGTATGCCTTCTTCATCGTGACCTTGCGGTTTCGGAGCCGGCAGAGAACTCCATCTAGCATGGATCCGAGACTATCTTATGTTGATGCAGTGGGTCTTGATGAGCTTGATGAGGAATTTGATGGATTCCCAACCACACGATCAGCCGATCAGATACGCACAAGGTATGAGCGGTTACGAGCATTAGCTGGGCGTGCGCAGTCGTTGCTAGGGGACTTAGCAGCTCAAGGTGAGCGTGTGGATGCCTTGCTCAATTGGAGGGACCCACGTGCAACGGGGATATTTGTGGTATTTTGCCTCTTCGCTTCATTGGTATTTTATATGGTGCCATTCAAGGCGTTCGTGTTGGTGTCGGGATTCTATTACTTACGCCACCCAAGGTTTCGCGACGACATGCCATCCGTACCAGTCAATTTTTTCCGGCGACTCCCATCACTCTCCGATCAAATCCTCTAA
- the LOC122086100 gene encoding beta-glucuronosyltransferase GlcAT14A yields the protein MGIKEFMISFLLTLVLFTLLFIPTILTRTATSFRPVTTIHLPKSENSYPVRFAYLISASKGDLPKLKRALQALYHPGNYYLLHMDHDATVTEHLELTQFVAKDPVFAQVGNVWVVQKSNMVTYRGPTMLATTLHAMAMLLRTCNWDWFINLSASDYPLITQDDLIYAFSDLPKDLNFIQHSSHLGWKMNKRGKPIIIDPGLYSLNKSEIWWVIKQRALPTAFKLYTGSAWTVLSRSFAEYCVVGWENLPRTLLLYYTNFVSSPEGYFQTVICNSEDYMNTTVNHDLHYIKWDIPPKQHPRSLGLKDYRRMIFSNAVFSRKFKQNDPVLDKIDRELLRRHHGQFTFGGWCSEKVGRHNTCSGWKSERFGVLKPGPGSRRLKALLTKMLSMRNFKRRQCR from the exons ATGGGCATCAAAGAATTCATGATCTCCTTCCTCCTAACATTAGTCCTCTTCACACTCCTCTTCATACCCACAATACTAACCAGAACAGCTACCAGCTTCCGGCCAGTAACCACAATTCATCTTCCCAAATCCGAAAATTCTTACCCTGTAAGATTTGCCTACCTGATCTCTGCTTCAAAAGGAGATCTTCCAAAGCTAAAACGGGCTCTGCAAGCACTCTACCACCCAGGGAATTACTACCTCCTCCACATGGACCACGATGCGACGGTGACAGAGCATCTGGAGCTAACCCAATTCGTCGCCAAGGATCCAGTTTTTGCACAAGTGGGTAATGTTTGGGTGGTGCAGAAATCGAATATGGTCACCTATAGAGGACCCACTATGCTTGCCACCACTCTCCATGCCATGGCAATGCTTCTGAGGACCTGCAATTGGGATTGGTTTATTAACCTCAGTGCCTCTGATTATCCCTTAATCACTCAAGATG ATCTGATCTATGCCTTCTCTGACCTTCCTAAAGATCTAAATTTCATACAACACAGCAGCCATTTGGGTTGGAAAAT GAATAAGAGGGGGAAACCTATCATCATTGACCCTGGTCTCTATAGCCTCAACAAATCAGAGATCTGGTGGGTTATAAAACAGAGGGCTCTCCCAACTGCTTTCAAGCTATATACAG GTTCTGCTTGGACAGTTTTATCTAGATCCTTCGCTGAGTACTGTGTAGTGGGTTGGGAGAACCTACCAAGAACTCTCCTTCTATACTACACAAATTTTGTCTCATCACCAGAGGGATATTTCCAGACAGTGATATGCAACTCTGAGGATTACATGAACACAACAGTGAATCATGATCTTCATTACATTAAATGGGATATACCACCAAAACAGCATCCAAGATCCCTTGGATTGAAAGATTACAGAAGAATGATTTTTAGCAATGCTGTATTTTCGAGAAAGTTCAAGCAAAATGATCCTGTGCTAGACAAGATCGATCGAGAGCTTCTCAGGCGACACCATGGACAATTCACATTTGGGGGTTGGTGTTCAGAAAAAGTGGGAAGACACAATACATGTTCAGGTTGGAAGAGTGAGAGATTTGGTGTTCTAAAGCCTGGACCTGGTTCCAGAAGATTGAAAGCTTTGCTAACTAAGATGCTTTCAATGAGAAATTTCAAGAGAAGGCAATGtagatga
- the LOC122086007 gene encoding protein PNS1: MARISHSSSRINIHIQEEPDQFININSSSTKPSTNINSITKEKKKKIGIIANQAGESMNHRKTTAGQITSKLFFIFFFLQLVLTTVLISFLTIRSFVSHSSSNHLFHPLHWYLPLLTSIACSAIAAFSWPLSIRYNPSRTIKTAFWLSPSLTCAAGILLIAVGTAGSLAVGAVAIIFSLIQSLYACWVVPRIDHTSKISSFSHAVPTSGTTKFIVLSILVGVTCSTLAVSGLGGSTNGTGSHSLSDALFVLAILLSLAWTMQVIRNISHVSISRVGYLYFAHGIEFNTFGAYHDTIKHCMGNVCLGSAIVPVLGIIRGSARAISIVAGDTDEFLFSCANCYAGIAARLVAYGNRWGFVHVGVYNKGFVQASMDTWEMIGRAGLESVIDSDLTGSFCFLCGVAVGAACTLVSGSWTLAVERSYATETSIYAFLIGYFMCRIGMAWPQACVSAFYVAYSESPQSLRFDSTISDHITELQRSRA, encoded by the exons ATGGCAAGAATCAGTCACTCTTCCTCACGCATCAACATTCACATACAAGAAGAACCTGATCAGTTCATCAATATTAATTCTTCGTCCACAAAGCCTTCAACCAACATCAACAGCATcaccaaagagaagaagaagaagatcggtATCATCGCTAATCAG GCGGGGGAATCCATGAACCACCGAAAAACAACGGCTGGACAGATCACCAGCAagttgttcttcatcttcttcttccttcaactcGTCCTCACCACAGTCTTGATCTCCTTCCTCACCATCCGCAGTTTCGTCTCCCATTCAAGTTCAAACCACTTATTCCACCCTCTTCATTGGTACCTTCCACTCCTCACTTCCATCGCATGCTCTGCTATTGCTGCATTCTCATGGCCGCTCTCCATCCGCTATAACCCATCAAGAACCATAAAGACCGCATTTTGGCTCAGCCCATCATTGACATGCGCAGCAGGAATTCTCCTAATCGCCGTTGGCACGGCCGGTAGCCTTGCAGTCGGTGCAGTTGCAATCATTTTTTCCCTCATCCAGTCCCTCTACGCTTGCTGGGTAGTCCCCCGGATTGATCAcacaagcaagatctcatctttCTCCCACGCCGTACCCACTTCAGGGACGACCAAGTTTATCGTTTTATCGATTCTTGTCGGCGTCACTTGCTCCACTTTGGCCGTCTCTGGCCTTGGCGGTTCCACCAATGGAACTGGGTCTCACTCCCTCTCTGACGCTCTCTTCGTCTTGGCCATTCTGCTCAGCCTGGCATGGACAATGCAAGTAATTAGGAACATATCTCATGTCTCAATCTCGCGAGTTGGGTACCTCTACTTCGCTCACGGGATTGAATTCAACACATTTGGGGCTTATCATGACACGATTAAACACTGCATGGGTAATGTTTGTTTGGGTTCGGCCATTGTCCCTGTTCTTGGGATCATACGGGGCTCGGCCAGGGCAATCAGCATAGTTGCAGGAGACACGGACGAGTTCCTCTTCTCTTGTGCGAATTGCTACGCAGGTATCGCTGCAAGGCTCGTGGCGTATGGGAATCGATGGGGGTTCGTTCATGTCGGCGTGTATAATAAAGGGTTCGTTCAGGCATCGATGGATACATGGGAGATGATTGGACGAGCAGGGCTAGAATCGGTGATTGACTCGGACCTCACTGGCTCCTTCTGCTTCCTCTGTGGAGTTGCAGTGGGAGCAGCTTGTACGCTCGTGAGTGGGTCATGGACACTCGCCGTGGAAAGAAGCTATGCTACCGAAACCTCAATTTATGCCTTCTTGATCGGTTATTTCATG TGTCGGATTGGCATGGCATGGCCACAAGCATGCGTGTCAGCATTCTATGTGGCATACTCTGAGAGCCCACAGAGCCTTCGGTTCGACTCAACCATCTCAGATCACATCACAGAGCTGCAGCGTTCTAGAGCTTAA
- the LOC122086724 gene encoding uncharacterized protein LOC122086724 — protein sequence KSYIFCFHCVQVRSNSVADVHKKSSSLESRFCYDKPIPEEIIEKPIGLSLAERSIGENFRCPDCQTKGAILCSTCSGSGLYVDSILESQGIIVKVRCLGCGGTGNIMCSECGGRGHLGAK from the exons AAATCTTATATCTTTTGTTTTCACTGTGTTCAGGTTAGGTCAAATTCAGTAGCAGATGTGCATAAAAAAAGCAGTAGTCTTGAATCTCGGTTTTGCTATGATAAGCCTATACCTGAGGAGATAATTGAGAAGCCAATTGGTTTGTCATTGGCTGAAAGAAGTATTGGGGAAAATTTCCGTTGCCCTGATTGTCAAACCAAAGGAGCAATTCTTTGCAGCACCTGCTCTGGTTCAGGGTTGTATGTTGACTCTATATTGGAAAGTCAAGGAATCATTGTCAAAGTCCGATGCCTAG GTTGTGGAGGCACAGGCAATATCATGTGTTCAGAATGTGGTGGTCGGGGTCATCTTGGAGCTAAATGA